The Streptomyces cynarae genome contains a region encoding:
- a CDS encoding TIGR03960 family B12-binding radical SAM protein — protein sequence MSAEAAVSVFPQLEALLPHVQKPIQYVGGELNSTVKPWDECDVRWALMYPDAYEVGLPNQGVMILYEVLNEQQGVLAERTYSVWPDLEALMREHGVPQFTVDSHRPVKAFDVFGISFSTELGYTNMLTALDLAGIPLESKDRTVDDPIVMAGGHAAFNPEPIADFIDCAVIGDGEQAVLEVSKIVRAWKAEGRPGGREELLFRLAKTGGVYVPAFYDVEYLPDGRIARVVPNRSGVPWRVSKHTVMDLDEWPYPKQPLVPLAETVHERMSVEIFRGCTRGCRFCQAGMITRPVRERSITGIGEMVDKGLKATGFEEVGLLSLSSADHSEIGDIAKGLADRYEDDKIGLSLPSTRVDAFNIDLANELTRNGRRSGLTFAPEGGSERIRKVINKMVSEEDLIRTVATAYGNGWRQVKLYFMCGLPTETDEDVLQIADMATRVIQKGREVSGSNDIRCTVSIGGFVPKPHTPFQWAPQLSAEETDTRLEKLRDKIRGDKKYGRSIGFRYHDGKPGIVEGLLSRGDRRIGAVIRAVYDDGGRFDGWREHFSYDRWMACAEKALAPYGVDVDWYTTRERTYEEVLPWDHLDSGLDKDWLWEDWQDALDETEVEDCRWTPCFDCGVCPQMDTHIQVGPTGKKLLPLTVKNAGPTPASSGHAH from the coding sequence ATGTCTGCCGAAGCCGCTGTATCGGTGTTCCCGCAGCTCGAAGCTCTGCTGCCACACGTGCAGAAGCCGATCCAGTACGTGGGCGGCGAGCTGAACTCCACCGTCAAGCCGTGGGACGAGTGCGACGTCCGCTGGGCACTCATGTACCCCGACGCCTACGAGGTCGGGCTGCCCAACCAGGGCGTCATGATCCTCTACGAGGTCCTGAACGAGCAGCAGGGCGTCCTCGCCGAGCGCACCTACAGCGTGTGGCCGGACCTGGAGGCGCTGATGCGGGAGCACGGCGTTCCTCAGTTCACCGTCGACAGCCACCGCCCGGTGAAGGCCTTCGACGTGTTCGGCATCAGCTTCTCCACGGAGCTGGGCTACACGAACATGCTGACGGCCCTGGATCTCGCCGGCATCCCGCTGGAGTCCAAGGACCGGACCGTCGACGACCCGATCGTCATGGCGGGCGGCCACGCGGCCTTCAACCCCGAGCCCATCGCGGACTTCATCGACTGCGCGGTGATCGGCGACGGCGAGCAGGCGGTCCTCGAGGTCAGCAAGATCGTCCGCGCCTGGAAGGCGGAGGGCCGTCCCGGCGGCCGCGAGGAACTCCTCTTCCGCCTGGCGAAGACCGGCGGGGTGTACGTCCCGGCGTTCTACGACGTCGAGTACCTCCCCGACGGCCGTATCGCCCGCGTGGTCCCCAACCGCTCCGGCGTCCCGTGGCGCGTGTCGAAGCACACGGTCATGGACCTCGACGAGTGGCCCTACCCCAAGCAGCCGCTCGTCCCGCTCGCGGAGACGGTCCACGAGCGCATGTCGGTCGAGATCTTCCGGGGCTGCACCCGAGGCTGCCGCTTCTGCCAGGCGGGCATGATCACGCGCCCGGTCCGCGAGCGGTCCATCACGGGCATCGGCGAGATGGTCGACAAGGGCCTGAAGGCCACGGGCTTCGAAGAGGTGGGCCTCCTCTCCCTGTCCTCGGCGGACCACTCGGAGATCGGCGACATCGCCAAGGGCCTGGCGGACCGCTACGAGGACGACAAGATCGGCCTCTCGCTCCCCTCCACCCGCGTGGACGCCTTCAACATCGACCTCGCGAACGAGCTCACCCGCAACGGCCGCCGCTCGGGCCTGACCTTCGCCCCGGAGGGCGGCTCGGAACGCATCCGCAAGGTCATCAACAAGATGGTCTCGGAGGAAGACCTCATCCGCACGGTCGCCACCGCCTACGGCAACGGCTGGCGCCAGGTGAAGCTCTACTTCATGTGCGGCCTGCCGACGGAGACCGACGAGGACGTCCTCCAGATCGCCGACATGGCGACGCGCGTGATCCAGAAGGGCCGCGAGGTCTCGGGCTCCAACGACATCCGCTGCACGGTCTCGATCGGCGGCTTCGTCCCCAAGCCCCACACTCCCTTCCAGTGGGCGCCCCAGCTCTCCGCCGAGGAGACGGACACGCGCCTGGAGAAGCTGAGGGACAAGATCCGCGGCGACAAGAAGTACGGCCGCTCGATCGGCTTCCGCTACCACGACGGCAAGCCGGGCATCGTCGAGGGCCTGCTGTCGCGCGGCGACCGCCGGATCGGCGCGGTGATCCGCGCGGTGTACGACGACGGCGGCCGCTTCGACGGTTGGCGCGAGCACTTCTCCTACGACCGCTGGATGGCGTGCGCGGAGAAGGCGCTGGCCCCCTACGGCGTGGACGTCGACTGGTACACCACCCGTGAGCGCACCTATGAGGAGGTCCTCCCCTGGGACCACCTCGACTCGGGCCTCGACAAGGACTGGCTCTGGGAGGACTGGCAGGACGCCCTCGACGAGACGGAGGTCGAGGACTGCCGGTGGACGCCTTGCTTCGACTGCGGGGTGTGTCCGCAGATGGACACGCACATCCAGGTCGGTCCGACCGGCAAGAAGCTGCTGCCTCTGACGGTCAAGAACGCAGGTCCGACGCCGGCTTCGAGTGGTCACGCGCACTGA
- a CDS encoding nitroreductase family protein yields the protein MDLNNLITKHLTRYFDPNKKIPEETFQLLLRYLRTSPTTVNIQPNHFHVLESQAGKDKLADALVGRFADNQEKVRNASHAIVFTTRKTIPDEHLQEIFAKERADGRFADPEIQKGWEAGATNFVEIQSQNYGGDVLHWLEKNTYLVVGATMMAAASLGVDATPMEGFDRAAIDEAFGLTDTDFTTTLIMALGYPDETRVSRQPVSRFDAEKIFTHM from the coding sequence ATGGATCTCAACAATCTGATCACCAAGCACCTCACCCGCTACTTCGACCCGAACAAGAAGATCCCGGAGGAGACCTTCCAGCTCCTGCTGCGCTACCTACGCACCTCGCCGACGACGGTCAACATCCAGCCGAACCACTTCCATGTGCTGGAGTCGCAGGCCGGCAAGGACAAGCTTGCGGACGCTCTCGTCGGCCGCTTCGCGGACAACCAGGAGAAGGTGCGGAACGCGTCGCACGCGATCGTGTTCACGACCCGCAAGACGATTCCCGACGAGCACTTGCAGGAGATCTTCGCGAAGGAGCGCGCGGACGGTCGCTTCGCGGACCCGGAGATCCAGAAGGGATGGGAGGCTGGAGCGACCAATTTCGTGGAGATCCAGTCGCAGAACTATGGCGGCGACGTACTCCACTGGCTGGAGAAGAACACCTACCTCGTGGTCGGCGCGACCATGATGGCCGCCGCTTCTCTCGGAGTAGACGCCACCCCGATGGAAGGGTTCGACCGCGCGGCGATCGACGAAGCGTTCGGCCTCACCGACACCGACTTCACCACAACGCTGATCATGGCGCTCGGGTACCCGGACGAGACGCGCGTCTCTCGCCAGCCGGTCTCTCGCTTCGACGCCGAGAAGATCTTCACCCACATGTGA
- the rodA gene encoding rod shape-determining protein RodA codes for MTGANNFSVSGYGPERAGWTRIFARDGLARRLDWPILLSALALSLIGTALVYSATRNRTEINQGDPYYFLIRHLMNTGIGIALMIGTIWLGHRTLRTAVPILYGLSLFMVLLVLTPLGATINGNRNWIVFGGGFSLQPSEFVKITIILGMAMLLAARVDAGDKPYPDHRTVAQSLGLAAVPMMIVMLMPDLGSTMVMAVIVLGVLLASGAPNRWIFGLLTAAAVGAIAVWQLHILDEYQINRFAAFANPDLDPSGVGYNTNQARIAIGSGGLTGAGLFHGSQTTGQFVPEQQTDFVFTVAGEELGFLGAGLILVLLGVVLWRACRIARETTELYGTIVAAGIIAWFAFQSFENVGMTLGIMPVAGLPLPFVSYGGSSMFAVWMAVGLLQSIRVERPMSA; via the coding sequence GTGACCGGAGCGAACAACTTCTCCGTCTCCGGGTACGGGCCCGAGCGGGCCGGCTGGACGCGGATCTTCGCCCGCGACGGCCTCGCCCGCCGCCTCGACTGGCCGATACTGCTGTCTGCCCTGGCCCTGTCCCTGATCGGCACGGCCCTCGTCTACTCGGCCACCCGCAACCGCACAGAGATCAACCAGGGCGACCCGTACTACTTCCTGATCCGGCACCTGATGAACACCGGCATCGGGATCGCCCTGATGATCGGCACGATCTGGCTCGGCCACCGCACCCTGCGCACCGCCGTGCCGATCCTTTACGGCCTCTCGCTGTTCATGGTGCTGCTGGTGCTCACCCCGCTCGGCGCCACCATCAACGGCAACCGCAACTGGATCGTCTTCGGCGGCGGCTTCTCCCTCCAGCCCTCCGAGTTCGTGAAGATCACGATCATCCTGGGCATGGCGATGCTGCTCGCGGCCAGGGTCGACGCCGGCGACAAGCCGTATCCCGACCACCGGACCGTGGCGCAGTCCCTGGGCCTGGCCGCCGTCCCCATGATGATCGTCATGCTCATGCCGGACCTCGGTTCGACGATGGTCATGGCGGTCATCGTGCTGGGCGTGCTGCTCGCCTCCGGCGCCCCCAACCGCTGGATCTTCGGCCTGCTCACCGCGGCCGCCGTCGGCGCGATCGCCGTCTGGCAGCTCCACATCCTGGACGAGTACCAGATCAACCGCTTCGCCGCCTTCGCCAACCCCGACCTGGACCCCTCAGGCGTCGGCTACAACACCAATCAGGCACGCATCGCCATCGGCTCCGGCGGACTGACCGGCGCGGGACTGTTCCACGGCTCCCAGACCACGGGCCAGTTCGTGCCCGAACAGCAGACCGACTTCGTCTTCACGGTCGCGGGGGAGGAGCTGGGCTTCCTCGGCGCCGGCCTGATCCTCGTCCTGCTCGGCGTCGTCCTGTGGCGGGCCTGCCGGATCGCCCGCGAGACGACGGAGCTGTACGGCACGATCGTCGCCGCCGGCATCATCGCCTGGTTCGCCTTCCAGTCCTTCGAGAACGTCGGCATGACCCTCGGCATCATGCCGGTCGCGGGCCTGCCGCTGCCGTTCGTCTCCTACGGCGGCTCTTCGATGTTCGCCGTGTGGATGGCGGTGGGACTGCTGCAGTCGATCCGGGTGGAGCGGCCGATGTCGGCGTAG
- the mreD gene encoding rod shape-determining protein MreD: MRLNRMLLATPLVLVALVIQVSVLARLHLPGAVPDLVLLTVVGLALVYGHVGGCLVGFGAGLLSDLAPPADHAAGRYALVLCVIGYLAGLAKPENGRLKSASGPMVVVVAAAIGSTLLYAGVGALVGDTAARHVGLPSLLFTAALYDLLLAPFVVPGIMALARRADNDPLAETNSAKAADVSSGWLSSGTGLRIGSQRSGLRVRAAKARVARAGRIKGVKRL, encoded by the coding sequence ATGCGCCTCAACCGGATGCTGCTCGCCACCCCCCTGGTCCTCGTCGCCCTGGTGATCCAGGTGAGCGTCCTCGCCCGTCTGCACCTGCCCGGCGCCGTCCCGGACCTGGTGCTGCTGACCGTCGTCGGCCTGGCCCTGGTCTACGGCCACGTCGGCGGGTGCCTCGTCGGCTTCGGCGCGGGCCTGCTGTCCGACCTGGCCCCGCCCGCCGACCACGCCGCCGGCCGCTACGCCCTCGTGCTGTGCGTCATCGGCTACCTGGCCGGACTCGCCAAGCCGGAGAACGGCCGCCTGAAGTCCGCCAGCGGCCCCATGGTCGTGGTGGTCGCCGCCGCGATCGGCTCCACCCTGCTGTACGCGGGCGTGGGCGCCCTCGTCGGTGACACCGCCGCCCGCCATGTGGGCCTGCCGAGCCTGCTGTTCACCGCCGCGCTGTACGACCTGCTGCTCGCGCCCTTCGTGGTTCCCGGGATCATGGCCCTGGCCCGCCGCGCCGACAACGACCCGCTCGCCGAGACCAACTCCGCCAAGGCGGCCGACGTCTCCTCCGGCTGGCTGTCCTCCGGCACCGGCCTGCGCATCGGCAGCCAGCGCAGCGGCCTGAGGGTCAGAGCCGCCAAGGCCCGGGTGGCCCGCGCGGGACGCATCAAGGGGGTCAAGCGGCTGTGA
- the mrdA gene encoding penicillin-binding protein 2 — protein sequence MTNIPETGRTPRVQIRLVVIQILVFSLLGTLGSRLWYLQIREGAQYQKEASGNHVQQVVQPAVRGDILDARGVPLADNETKLVVSASRTDLLKMKDGGKAVLTKLAGVLGMKPQDVMDKVRLCDAKTPQPCWNGSPYQPIPITDEATPRQALQIRERSEDFPGITAEPEAVRRYPSPGDSNTAQVLGYLSPVTDQEIQQAKNTDSPYLRSDMVGRSGLERQYDAVLRGKAGVTRYEVDNLGRVIGKAKSDAAEPGSKLVTSIDARVQRVAEYELDRAMKVARTQFDKNTGENYKADSGAVVVMEAKTGRVVAMASAPTYDPNVWVGGISAKDYKKLTGKDSDYPLLNRAIQGQSAPGSTFKVVSTAAAIQAGYDFDGHYPCTSSYSVGGQVFKNFEGENFGPISLGRALEVSCDTVFYGLADNEWKKDGGINPKKGQPKDWFFKTAHQFGLGKPTGIDLPNEVSGRVPDREWKQKYWEANKDAWCKTGKKDGSYVEKIAYENCLEGNKMREGDEINYSIGQGDTLLTPIQEAVMYSAISNGGTLWDPTIGKAIVSPDGKKVTEIKPKSHGRLPIDAKTRDVMEEALAGVVTRGTAAWKFGGWPQDKIPLHAKTGTAEVYGKQTTSWLATFSKDYAVVMTIAQAGTGSGASGEAVHNIYNALYGVQSDGSIDKKKALLYTPQQGLPKIQPDGSIVAPKIEKFDPNANQASPSPGQTAPTDNPPATAPSPTASNRDTRRRTGRPKKRRRILT from the coding sequence GTGACCAACATTCCCGAGACCGGGCGGACTCCACGGGTCCAGATCCGGCTCGTCGTCATCCAGATCCTCGTCTTCTCCCTCCTCGGCACCCTCGGCAGCCGCCTGTGGTACCTGCAGATCCGCGAGGGCGCCCAGTACCAGAAGGAGGCGTCCGGCAACCACGTCCAGCAGGTCGTCCAGCCCGCCGTACGCGGTGACATCCTGGACGCGCGCGGAGTCCCGCTCGCCGACAACGAGACCAAGCTCGTCGTCTCCGCCTCCCGCACCGACCTGCTGAAGATGAAGGACGGCGGCAAGGCCGTCCTGACCAAGCTGGCCGGTGTGCTGGGCATGAAGCCCCAGGACGTGATGGACAAGGTCCGGCTGTGCGACGCCAAGACGCCCCAGCCCTGCTGGAACGGCTCCCCGTACCAGCCCATCCCCATCACCGACGAGGCCACGCCCCGGCAGGCCCTGCAGATCCGTGAGCGCTCCGAGGACTTCCCCGGCATCACCGCCGAGCCGGAGGCCGTGCGCCGCTACCCGAGCCCCGGCGACTCCAACACCGCCCAGGTGCTCGGCTACCTCTCGCCCGTCACGGACCAGGAGATCCAGCAGGCGAAGAACACCGACTCCCCATATCTGCGCTCCGACATGGTGGGCCGCTCCGGGCTCGAGCGCCAGTACGACGCGGTGCTGCGCGGCAAGGCCGGCGTCACCCGCTATGAAGTCGACAACCTCGGCCGGGTCATCGGCAAGGCCAAGTCGGACGCCGCCGAACCCGGATCCAAACTGGTCACCAGCATCGACGCCCGGGTACAGCGGGTCGCCGAGTACGAGCTGGACCGGGCGATGAAGGTCGCCCGCACCCAGTTCGACAAGAACACCGGGGAGAACTACAAGGCCGACTCCGGCGCCGTCGTCGTGATGGAGGCCAAGACCGGCCGCGTCGTCGCCATGGCGTCCGCCCCTACGTACGACCCGAACGTGTGGGTCGGCGGGATCTCCGCCAAGGACTACAAGAAGCTCACCGGCAAGGACTCCGACTACCCGCTGCTCAACCGGGCCATCCAGGGCCAGTCCGCGCCCGGCTCCACCTTCAAGGTGGTCTCCACGGCCGCCGCGATCCAGGCCGGCTACGACTTCGACGGCCACTACCCGTGCACCAGCTCCTACTCGGTCGGCGGCCAGGTCTTCAAGAACTTCGAGGGGGAGAACTTCGGCCCGATCTCGCTCGGCCGCGCCCTGGAGGTCTCCTGCGACACCGTCTTCTACGGCCTCGCGGACAACGAGTGGAAGAAGGACGGCGGCATCAACCCCAAGAAGGGGCAGCCCAAGGACTGGTTCTTCAAGACCGCCCACCAGTTCGGCCTCGGCAAGCCCACCGGCATCGACCTGCCCAACGAGGTCTCCGGCCGCGTCCCCGACCGCGAGTGGAAGCAGAAGTACTGGGAGGCCAACAAGGACGCCTGGTGCAAGACCGGCAAGAAGGACGGCAGTTACGTCGAGAAGATCGCGTACGAGAACTGCCTCGAGGGCAACAAGATGCGCGAGGGCGACGAGATCAACTACTCGATCGGCCAGGGCGACACTCTTCTGACCCCGATCCAGGAGGCCGTCATGTACTCGGCGATCTCCAACGGCGGCACGCTGTGGGACCCGACCATCGGCAAGGCGATCGTCAGCCCCGACGGCAAGAAGGTCACCGAGATCAAGCCCAAGTCGCACGGCAGGCTGCCGATCGACGCCAAGACGCGGGACGTCATGGAGGAGGCCCTCGCGGGCGTCGTCACCCGCGGTACCGCCGCCTGGAAGTTCGGCGGCTGGCCGCAGGACAAGATCCCGCTGCACGCCAAGACCGGTACCGCCGAGGTCTACGGCAAGCAGACCACGTCGTGGCTGGCCACGTTCTCCAAGGACTACGCGGTCGTGATGACGATTGCCCAGGCCGGTACCGGTTCCGGTGCCTCCGGTGAGGCCGTCCACAACATCTACAACGCCCTGTACGGCGTCCAGTCCGACGGCTCGATCGACAAGAAGAAGGCTCTGCTCTACACCCCGCAGCAGGGCCTGCCCAAGATCCAGCCCGACGGCTCGATCGTCGCCCCGAAGATCGAGAAGTTCGACCCGAACGCCAACCAGGCCAGTCCGTCGCCCGGGCAGACGGCGCCCACCGACAACCCGCCGGCCACCGCGCCGTCGCCGACCGCGAGCAACCGCGACACCCGACGGCGCACGGGCCGCCCGAAGAAGAGGCGGAGGATCCTCACGTGA
- a CDS encoding MmcQ/YjbR family DNA-binding protein, producing the protein MHADRTVQNRAAARAAELPASEHTHQFTGDWEAWKVGGKVFMLQTSMPGEPVVILKADPSDAETLRASHTSISRGYHMNKKHWITVRPGADIGQALVDDLVTESYLLVVAGLPRQNRPVDPDTFSFLPSAD; encoded by the coding sequence ATGCACGCAGACAGGACAGTTCAGAACCGCGCGGCCGCGCGCGCGGCAGAGCTCCCGGCTTCAGAGCACACGCACCAGTTCACCGGCGACTGGGAGGCGTGGAAGGTCGGCGGCAAGGTGTTCATGCTGCAGACATCGATGCCTGGGGAGCCGGTCGTGATCCTCAAGGCCGATCCCTCAGATGCGGAGACGCTCCGCGCGTCGCACACGAGCATCTCTCGCGGCTACCACATGAATAAGAAGCACTGGATCACCGTCAGACCTGGTGCGGATATCGGGCAGGCGTTGGTGGACGACCTCGTGACCGAGTCGTACCTGCTCGTCGTCGCGGGCCTTCCCAGACAGAACCGCCCGGTCGACCCCGACACTTTCAGCTTTCTGCCGTCCGCCGACTGA
- a CDS encoding CBS domain-containing protein — MLHRRTVGDVMTEEVITLRTDTPLHQIASLLDANDIAAAPVIDDEGVPIGVVSASDVLRHETGMPDPQGQDGNDERAWGKARARTAGALMSSPVFTARADWTIPRAARELHRRHVKQLPVVGDHGLLTGIVSRSDLLTAFIRSDVEIRGEVERDVLGRILSLEEGTVAVEVRDGAVTLRGHVPESRLVPVVVGLCQGVDGVVAVDAHLAAGRAGPGAAPH, encoded by the coding sequence ATGCTGCACCGCCGCACGGTCGGCGACGTGATGACCGAAGAAGTCATCACCCTCCGCACCGACACACCGCTCCACCAGATCGCCTCCCTGCTCGACGCGAACGACATCGCCGCGGCCCCGGTCATCGATGACGAGGGCGTCCCCATCGGCGTCGTGTCCGCGTCCGACGTGCTGCGGCACGAGACCGGCATGCCCGATCCGCAGGGGCAGGACGGGAACGACGAGCGCGCGTGGGGCAAGGCTCGGGCCCGGACCGCGGGCGCGCTCATGAGCAGCCCTGTCTTCACCGCCCGTGCCGACTGGACGATCCCCCGGGCCGCGCGGGAACTCCACAGGCGGCACGTCAAGCAACTGCCGGTCGTCGGCGACCACGGGCTTCTGACCGGCATCGTCAGCCGTAGCGACCTACTGACCGCCTTCATCCGCTCCGACGTTGAAATCCGCGGCGAGGTCGAGCGGGACGTCCTGGGGCGCATCCTCAGCCTGGAAGAGGGCACCGTAGCGGTCGAGGTCCGGGACGGTGCCGTCACCCTGCGGGGTCACGTCCCGGAATCGCGTCTTGTGCCGGTGGTCGTGGGCCTGTGCCAGGGCGTCGACGGTGTCGTCGCCGTGGATGCCCACCTCGCGGCCGGCCGGGCAGGCCCTGGTGCAGCGCCGCATTGA
- a CDS encoding TetR/AcrR family transcriptional regulator, translating into MQMNDGSRDLRGRTGKGLATRGRILEHAADLIYARGVHATNNELVRRAAGVSGSQLSHYFANKESLVRAVIDWQAESVLGFHRSERFAGFDTIEAYQEWADFFVVSGRPFENGCSLGSLASEIVKTDLDVRDDLTRVFAEWRDIFRAGLERMQYDGRLDASADPARLAHMLIAAYQGGSLLAQIARDVAPLREALYAAVEHLRAYTTSDDVV; encoded by the coding sequence ATGCAGATGAACGATGGATCCCGTGATCTTCGCGGGCGCACGGGCAAGGGGCTGGCGACGCGAGGTCGCATCCTCGAGCACGCCGCGGACTTGATCTACGCGCGGGGGGTCCACGCGACGAACAACGAGCTGGTACGAAGAGCAGCGGGGGTCAGCGGCTCGCAGCTGAGCCACTACTTCGCGAACAAGGAGAGCCTGGTGCGCGCCGTCATCGACTGGCAGGCCGAGAGCGTGCTCGGCTTCCACCGAAGCGAACGGTTCGCCGGCTTCGACACGATCGAGGCGTACCAGGAGTGGGCGGACTTCTTCGTCGTCTCCGGTCGCCCGTTCGAGAACGGCTGCAGCCTCGGATCCCTCGCGAGCGAGATCGTCAAGACCGATCTGGATGTCCGCGACGACCTCACTCGTGTCTTCGCCGAATGGCGGGACATCTTCCGAGCTGGACTCGAGCGGATGCAATATGACGGACGACTCGACGCGTCGGCGGATCCGGCGCGACTCGCACACATGCTGATCGCCGCCTACCAGGGGGGCAGCCTGCTCGCGCAGATCGCCCGCGACGTAGCGCCATTGCGTGAGGCGCTGTATGCCGCGGTCGAGCATCTTCGCGCGTACACGACGTCAGACGACGTGGTGTGA
- a CDS encoding CYTH and CHAD domain-containing protein: protein MADTKREIERKYEAAADDQLPDLTGVAGVSAVIDKGVAELDATYYDTADERLARTRLTLRRRTGGGDAGWHLKLPVADGVRDEIRAPLSDTVPASLSALVRSRVRDTPLVPLVRLRSARHVRHLVDADGALLAEVSLDHVRAERLSGGTGTAAWTEIEVELADAGDPRFLDKVEKRLRKAGVHRSPSHSKLARALQETGGPAATGEQPPPATAGDHVLAYVRAQRDAILALDPAVRQDVFDSVHALRVATRRLRSTLRSYSKVLDPAVTAPIADELKWLAGELGVDRDQEVLTERLTAAVAALPRHLVVGPVRGRLRTWSRAGRGGSRRRLIAVLDGERYLRLLDALDALITDPPLLKAAAGKPSTVIAKAVRKDVRKVADLIGRALDQPPGTDRDLAIHEARKKAKRTRYAAEAAAPALGAPAESLATAMKSLQTLLGDHQDSVMARIALRELSAQAHTAGENAFTYGVLYGREEQRAAAAEAALPELWQAVEAEADV from the coding sequence ATGGCGGACACCAAGCGCGAAATCGAGCGCAAGTACGAGGCCGCAGCCGATGACCAACTGCCCGACCTGACCGGCGTCGCAGGCGTCTCGGCCGTCATCGACAAGGGCGTCGCCGAACTCGACGCCACCTACTACGACACGGCCGACGAACGCCTGGCCCGCACCCGTCTGACCCTGCGCCGCCGCACCGGAGGCGGCGACGCCGGCTGGCACCTCAAGCTGCCGGTCGCCGACGGGGTCCGCGACGAGATCCGCGCCCCGCTCTCCGACACCGTCCCCGCCTCCCTGTCCGCCCTCGTCCGCTCCCGCGTCCGCGACACCCCCCTCGTCCCCCTCGTACGCCTGCGCTCCGCCCGCCACGTCCGCCACCTCGTCGATGCCGACGGCGCCCTGCTCGCCGAGGTCAGCCTCGACCACGTCCGCGCCGAGCGGCTCAGCGGCGGCACCGGCACCGCCGCCTGGACCGAGATCGAGGTCGAACTCGCGGACGCCGGCGACCCCCGCTTCCTCGACAAGGTCGAGAAGAGACTCCGCAAGGCCGGGGTGCACCGCTCACCGTCCCACTCCAAGCTCGCCAGGGCACTGCAGGAGACCGGCGGGCCCGCAGCGACCGGCGAGCAGCCCCCACCGGCCACCGCGGGCGACCACGTCCTCGCCTACGTCCGCGCCCAACGGGACGCGATCCTCGCCCTCGACCCCGCGGTACGCCAGGACGTCTTCGACTCCGTGCACGCCCTGCGCGTGGCCACCCGCCGACTGCGCAGCACACTCCGCTCCTACTCCAAGGTCCTCGACCCCGCCGTCACCGCCCCGATCGCCGACGAGCTGAAGTGGCTGGCCGGCGAGCTGGGCGTGGACCGGGACCAGGAGGTGCTGACCGAACGCCTGACGGCCGCCGTCGCCGCACTGCCCCGCCACCTGGTCGTCGGCCCGGTCCGCGGCCGGCTGCGCACCTGGTCCCGCGCGGGGCGCGGCGGCTCCCGGCGCCGCCTGATCGCGGTCCTGGACGGCGAGCGCTACCTGCGACTGCTGGACGCGCTGGACGCCCTGATCACTGACCCGCCCCTGCTGAAGGCGGCCGCCGGGAAACCGTCCACGGTGATCGCCAAGGCCGTACGGAAGGACGTCCGCAAGGTCGCCGACCTGATCGGCCGCGCCCTGGACCAGCCACCGGGCACCGACCGCGACCTCGCCATCCACGAGGCCCGCAAGAAGGCCAAGCGCACACGGTACGCCGCCGAGGCCGCCGCACCCGCCCTGGGCGCCCCCGCCGAATCCCTGGCCACGGCGATGAAGTCCCTGCAGACCCTGCTCGGCGACCACCAGGACAGCGTGATGGCCCGGATCGCCCTGCGCGAGCTCTCGGCACAGGCGCACACGGCGGGGGAGAACGCGTTCACCTACGGCGTCCTGTACGGCCGCGAGGAACAGCGCGCGGCAGCGGCGGAGGCGGCGCTGCCGGAACTGTGGCAGGCGGTGGAGGCGGAAGCGGACGTCTGA
- a CDS encoding carboxymuconolactone decarboxylase family protein, with translation MSRLSTPELTDIDAKTQGTLDAIAKQFGFAPGMFTTLAANPTVLEIVMGLQGSIAKLLDAKTRHTIALATSHSNDCDYCSALHGYISANLGGMSTEEIELARTGGSTDPKRAAVARFSQQVIETRGQVGDEAIAAVREAGYTDPEIQAIVTVVVVTLLTNYLNNVNDTVVDIPGAGA, from the coding sequence ATGTCTCGTCTCAGCACGCCCGAGCTCACCGACATCGACGCCAAGACGCAGGGCACGCTCGACGCCATCGCCAAGCAGTTCGGCTTCGCTCCGGGCATGTTCACCACGCTCGCCGCCAACCCGACCGTCCTCGAGATCGTGATGGGCCTGCAGGGCAGCATCGCGAAGCTTCTCGACGCGAAGACCCGCCACACGATCGCGCTGGCCACGTCCCACTCCAACGACTGCGACTACTGCTCGGCGCTGCACGGATACATCTCCGCGAACCTCGGAGGCATGTCGACCGAGGAGATCGAGCTGGCCCGCACCGGCGGCTCCACCGATCCCAAGCGTGCCGCCGTCGCTCGCTTCTCCCAGCAGGTGATCGAGACCCGCGGTCAGGTGGGCGACGAGGCCATCGCCGCGGTCCGCGAGGCCGGGTACACGGACCCCGAGATCCAGGCGATCGTCACCGTCGTGGTCGTCACGCTGCTCACGAACTACCTCAACAACGTCAACGACACCGTCGTCGACATCCCCGGTGCGGGCGCGTAG